A genomic window from Peromyscus maniculatus bairdii isolate BWxNUB_F1_BW_parent chromosome 1, HU_Pman_BW_mat_3.1, whole genome shotgun sequence includes:
- the Aqp8 gene encoding aquaporin-8, protein MSGEAPMCEVDLGGGKVKENSMAGRCRQSCYERYIQPCVVELLGSALFIFIGCLSVIENSPNTGLLQPALAHGLALGLIIAILGNISGGHFNPAVSLAVTLIGGLNAMLLLPYWISQLVGGLIGAALAKAVSPEERFWNASGAAFATVQEQGQVSVALGAEIILTMLLALAVCMGAVNEKTKGPLAPFCIGFSVVVDILAGGGISGACMNPARAFGPAVMAGYWDFHWIYWVGPLLAGLLVGLLIRLLIGDEKTRLILKAR, encoded by the exons ATGTCTGGGGAG GCACCGATGTGTGAGGTGGACCTCGGTGGGGGCAAGGTGAAGGAGAACAGCATGGCTGGCAGATGCCGACAGTCCTGTTACGAGCGATACATACAGCCATGTGTGGTGGAACTTTTGGGCTCTGCCCTCTTCATCTTCATCGGGTGTCTATCTGTCATTGAGAATAGTCCAAACACTGGGCTCCTGCAGCCTGCCTTGGCTCATGGGCTGGCCTTGGGGCTCATCATCGCAATCTTGGGAAACATCAG CGGGGGGCACTTCAACCCTGCTGTGTCGCTGGCCGTCACACTGATCGGAGGCCTCAACGCCATGCTACTTCTTCCCTATTGGATCTCCCAGCTGGTCGGGGGACTGATTGGGGCTGCCTTGGCGAAG GCGGTGAGTCCGGAGGAGAGGTTCTGGAATGCGTCTGGGGCAGCCTTTGCAACAGTCCAGGAGCAGGGGCAGGTGTCGGTAGCCCTGGGGGCCGAGATCATTCTGACGATGCTGTTGGCATTGGCCGTGTGTATGGGCGCGGTCAATGAGAAGACCAAGGGTCCTCTGGCGCCATTCTGCATCGGCTTCTCTGTCGTTGTGGATATATTGGCAGG GGGTGGGATCTCTGGAGCCTGCATGAACCCTGCTCGTGCCTTTGGACCTGCGGTGATGGCCGGCTACTGGGACTTCCACTGGATCTACTGGGTGGGCCccctcctggctggcctcctcGTAGGACTGCTCATTAG GCTCCTCATTGGAGATGAGAAAACCCGCCTAATTCTAAAGGCAAGGTGA